The proteins below come from a single Longimicrobium terrae genomic window:
- a CDS encoding EVE domain-containing protein, translating to MPRNWLLKSEPDVYSIHDLRRDGSTSWEGVRNYQARNFMRDDARPGDRVLYYHSNASPPGVAGLATVSREGYPDPSARDPRSDYFDPKASDEDPRWYMINVAFQEAFPALVSLDDLRAAPGLEKMLVINKSRLSVQPVTDEEYEIVVRMGRGERT from the coding sequence ATGCCGCGCAACTGGCTGTTGAAGAGCGAGCCCGACGTGTATTCCATCCACGACCTGCGGCGGGACGGCAGTACTTCGTGGGAGGGCGTGCGGAACTATCAGGCGCGCAACTTCATGCGCGACGATGCCAGGCCGGGCGACCGGGTGCTGTACTACCACAGCAACGCGTCGCCGCCGGGCGTGGCCGGGCTGGCGACGGTGTCGCGGGAGGGGTATCCGGACCCCAGCGCCCGCGATCCGCGGAGCGACTACTTCGATCCCAAGGCGTCGGACGAGGATCCGCGCTGGTACATGATCAACGTCGCGTTTCAGGAGGCGTTCCCCGCCCTGGTTTCGCTGGATGACCTGCGCGCCGCGCCGGGGCTGGAAAAGATGCTGGTGATCAACAAGAGCCGCCTGTCCGTGCAGCCCGTCACGGACGAGGAGTACGAGATCGTGGTGCGGATGGGGCGGGGCGAACGGACGTGA
- a CDS encoding Rad52/Rad22 family DNA repair protein, with the protein MAEINFKALQDFFEPDSIEWRIQASGEKNGRVWAICVPYVTNRAIQSRLDEVVGPESWSNEFRPGPDGGVMCGLSIRVGDEWVTKWDGAENTDVEGVKGGLSGAMKRSAVQWGIGRYLYTLDETFANVHEGGRFRGKLPDRAGGRSFRWDPPQLPAEVLPSKREASPRIAAPHGGDPDHEAMLEYIRSVGPQIDDAVEIRISRKTRNLKEYVRENWPAIKEEPRVARAVVEVIEAATGRSRTVPEQRAAA; encoded by the coding sequence ATGGCGGAGATCAACTTCAAGGCGCTGCAGGACTTCTTTGAGCCTGATTCCATCGAATGGCGCATCCAGGCGTCCGGCGAAAAGAACGGGCGCGTGTGGGCCATCTGCGTCCCGTACGTCACCAACCGCGCCATCCAGAGCCGTCTGGACGAGGTGGTGGGCCCCGAAAGCTGGAGCAACGAGTTCCGGCCGGGGCCGGACGGCGGCGTCATGTGCGGCCTGTCCATCCGCGTGGGCGACGAGTGGGTCACCAAGTGGGACGGCGCCGAGAACACCGACGTCGAGGGGGTGAAGGGCGGCCTTTCCGGCGCCATGAAGCGCTCCGCCGTGCAGTGGGGCATCGGCCGCTACCTGTACACGCTGGACGAAACGTTCGCCAACGTGCACGAAGGCGGGCGCTTTCGCGGCAAGCTGCCCGACAGAGCCGGAGGACGTTCTTTTCGGTGGGATCCGCCACAGCTCCCGGCGGAGGTGCTGCCCAGCAAGCGGGAAGCGTCACCCCGCATCGCTGCCCCGCATGGCGGTGACCCCGATCACGAGGCGATGCTGGAGTACATCCGGTCCGTCGGTCCCCAGATCGATGATGCCGTGGAGATCCGAATCAGCCGGAAAACCCGGAATCTCAAGGAGTACGTTCGCGAAAACTGGCCGGCAATCAAGGAAGAGCCCCGCGTCGCGCGTGCAGTGGTCGAAGTGATCGAGGCCGCAACGGGACGGAGCCGCACGGTTCCTGAGCAGCGCGCTGCGGCGTGA
- a CDS encoding thioesterase II family protein, translating to MNTVDRWIARPRPNPRARLRLFCLAHAGGGASAFRGWADALPAEVEVCPVQLPGRENRIGEPAITRMEPLIDALLPAVAPYLDLPFALFGHSNGALIAFELARRLRAEGRPGPVHLFASGRRAPDRSSGREPTSHLPDAEFLADLHRLGGLPDALLQHQELISLLLPTLRADVALNECYVFGEQEPLDCPITAYIGLADSKATNDQVQAWGRHTRAPFVIRGFPGGHFFLQEGRADFLRVLAADLLTVARGLPAG from the coding sequence ATGAATACGGTCGATCGTTGGATTGCGCGCCCGCGGCCCAACCCGCGGGCGCGCCTGCGTCTGTTCTGCCTGGCGCACGCGGGCGGCGGCGCATCCGCGTTCCGCGGCTGGGCCGATGCCCTTCCCGCCGAGGTGGAGGTGTGCCCGGTGCAGCTTCCCGGGCGCGAAAACCGCATCGGCGAGCCGGCCATCACCCGCATGGAGCCGCTGATCGACGCGCTTCTCCCCGCGGTGGCGCCGTACCTGGACCTGCCGTTCGCGCTGTTCGGGCACAGCAACGGCGCGCTGATCGCGTTCGAGCTCGCGCGCAGGCTGCGGGCGGAGGGGCGCCCCGGCCCCGTGCACCTGTTCGCCTCCGGGCGCCGCGCCCCGGACCGGTCCAGCGGCCGCGAGCCCACCAGCCACCTTCCCGACGCCGAGTTCCTGGCCGACCTGCACCGGCTGGGCGGGCTTCCCGACGCGCTGCTGCAGCACCAGGAGCTGATCTCGCTGCTGCTGCCCACTCTGCGCGCGGACGTGGCGCTGAACGAGTGCTACGTCTTTGGCGAACAGGAGCCGCTGGACTGCCCCATCACCGCCTACATCGGGCTGGCCGACAGCAAGGCCACCAACGACCAGGTGCAGGCGTGGGGACGGCATACCCGCGCCCCCTTCGTGATCCGCGGCTTTCCCGGCGGGCACTTCTTTCTGCAGGAGGGGCGCGCCGACTTTCTGCGCGTTCTCGCCGCCGACCTGCTGACCGTGGCACGAGGGCTGCCCGCCGGCTGA
- a CDS encoding protein kinase domain-containing protein, producing MNATSLPGVPLPDDIVSSIEALKQGLVDFATDGEHPVSPDEYSRLRKIIIGLTSREHVPEFLIACRTRPEFWAFIRTKFAHYAERRLYLAQAFNPLLDELEGATHLPGLHYEQGEIIGQGGFGVVYRYHHRLLGMDFAVKVFAPAFSEGGEGHLERFFREARILFALEHPNIVRVHDVGLLGRRPYIRMEMVQGRSLEQVIKQHGRIAPRHALRVVVEIAEALHHAHTVARVVHRDLRPSNVLVSKEPRRRVRLIDFGLGVFIEEEIVSRITREGERAVGGHFTAPELTANPRLLDPRSDIYSLGALWYTLLTGRPPAGINPGVALAAVDGISEVYADTLLQCLADVEHRTRSAEALVEQLRAL from the coding sequence GTGAATGCGACATCACTACCGGGCGTTCCGCTCCCGGATGACATTGTATCCAGCATCGAAGCCCTGAAACAGGGCCTCGTTGATTTCGCCACCGATGGCGAGCACCCGGTCTCACCTGACGAGTACAGCCGGCTACGAAAGATCATCATCGGACTCACCAGTCGCGAGCACGTTCCCGAGTTCCTCATCGCGTGCAGAACGCGCCCCGAGTTCTGGGCATTCATTAGGACGAAGTTCGCGCACTACGCGGAGCGCCGGCTTTACTTGGCCCAAGCCTTCAACCCTCTTCTGGACGAACTGGAGGGGGCCACGCACCTGCCTGGGCTGCACTACGAACAGGGAGAGATCATCGGGCAGGGCGGATTTGGCGTCGTATACCGGTACCATCACCGGCTACTGGGGATGGACTTCGCCGTGAAGGTATTTGCGCCCGCGTTCTCGGAGGGAGGTGAAGGCCACCTCGAGCGCTTCTTTCGGGAAGCACGGATCCTGTTCGCGTTGGAGCACCCGAACATCGTCCGAGTGCACGATGTGGGTCTCTTGGGGCGGCGACCATACATCCGGATGGAAATGGTCCAGGGCCGCAGTTTGGAGCAGGTAATTAAACAGCATGGGCGCATCGCTCCGCGGCATGCACTCAGGGTTGTCGTCGAGATTGCCGAAGCGCTCCATCACGCCCACACAGTGGCCCGCGTGGTTCACCGTGATCTGAGGCCAAGCAATGTCCTCGTTTCGAAAGAGCCGCGGCGGCGCGTCCGGTTGATCGACTTCGGTTTGGGCGTATTCATCGAGGAGGAGATTGTCAGCCGTATCACGCGAGAAGGTGAGCGAGCCGTCGGAGGCCACTTTACCGCGCCCGAGTTGACGGCGAACCCCCGATTGCTTGATCCAAGGTCGGATATCTACTCGCTCGGTGCCCTCTGGTACACACTGTTGACCGGACGCCCACCCGCAGGGATCAATCCGGGCGTAGCGCTCGCTGCCGTTGACGGAATCAGCGAGGTCTACGCTGACACCCTGTTGCAGTGCCTTGCCGACGTGGAGCATAGAACCCGGTCAGCGGAAGCGCTGGTCGAGCAACTGCGGGCTTTGTAG